In the Wyeomyia smithii strain HCP4-BCI-WySm-NY-G18 chromosome 2, ASM2978416v1, whole genome shotgun sequence genome, one interval contains:
- the LOC129719542 gene encoding uncharacterized protein K02A2.6-like: MEIAWDDIEVEAEKDQKQTLVRKAIKTNQWNETLKRYESEARNLRVLGAHIFINNRVILTYTLRDRALTSAHHGHMGAVSMKKILKNYFWWPGMSKQVENFVKGCETCFRLSKKNPPIPLTNRELPEGPWEILQIDFFTFKGCGSGKFLVVVDTYSRYLHVVEMKNTDAEHTNAALNQIFQTWGYPMAIHSDNGPPFQNEKFVKTWEDRGVRIRKAIPLSAQSNGAVERQNKGLKDVMTAAKLDNVNWKMALEQYLHMHNKVRPLSRLGVTPFELLVGWRFRGTFPFLWGTLPVNQMDRMDIREKDNLTKLDSKQYADGVRGAKSSEIAVGDKVLLANHHTKQKGEPIFSGERYTVLTRDGAKVVVQSDRGVQYSRNVQDVKKIPIMLRENKNAEQSFRDEFSSEIRLPDFDEDVPTENQTEQERPKRLRKKPSRFNDMVLLCVFD; the protein is encoded by the coding sequence ATGGAAATTGCCTGGGACGATATCGAAGTTgaagcagaaaaagatcagaaacAGACTCTGGTCCGAAAAGCGATAAAAACCAATCAATGGAATGAAACTCTGAAAAGATATGAATCAGAGGCACGGAACTTGAGAGTACTTGGAGCTCATATCTTTATAAACAATCGAGTAATTTTAACTTATACTCTTCGCGATAGAGCACTAACTTCGGCTCACCATGGGCACATGGGTGCAGTTTCtatgaaaaagattttaaaaaaCTACTTCTGGTGGCCAGGAATGTCCAAGCAAGTGGAAAATTTTGTTAAAGGTTGTGAAACTTGCTTTCGTCTGTCCAAGAAAAATCCACCTATTCCCCTGACTAATCGGGAGCTGCCAGAGGGGCCGTGGGAAATCCttcaaatcgattttttcacaTTCAAAGGTTGTGGCTCTGGAAAATTCCTGGTGGTCGTAGATACGTATTCACGATATCTACACGTTGTTGAGATGAAAAACACTGACGCAGAGCACACAAATGCTGCACTGAACCAAATTTTTCAGACCTGGGGATATCCTATGGCAATTCACAGCGACAATGGCCCTCCCTTTCAAAACGAAAAGTTTGTGAAGACATGGGAAGACAGAGGTGTGAGAATAAGAAAAGCAATACCATTAAGCGCGCAATCGAATGGAGCTGTAGAGCGCCAAAATAAAGGGTTAAAAGATGTCATGACGGCTGCTAAATTGGACAACGTTAATTGGAAAATGGCTTTGGAACAGTATTTGCATATGCATAATAAAGTGAGACCACTGTCGAGACTTGGTGTAACGCCATTTGAATTGCTTGTTGGCTGGAGATTCAGGGGAACGTTCCCGTTTCTATGGGGAACGCTACCAGTAAACCAAATGGATAGAATGGATATACGCGAAAAAGATAATCTAACTAAACTGGATAGTAAGCAGTATGCCGATGGGGTCAGAGGAGCAAAAAGTTCAGAGATTGCGGTTGGAGATAAGGTACTCTTGGCTAATCATCATACAAAACAGAAAGGAGAACCAATCTTTTCAGGAGAACGTTATACCGTACTTACCAGAGACGGTGCAAAAGTTGTGGTTCAAAGTGACAGAGGTGTGCAATATTCAAGAAACGTACAGGATGTTAAGAAGATTCCAATCATGCTGCGCGAAAATAAGAATGCAGAACAATCATTTCGTGATGAATTTTCGTCGGAGATTCGACTTCCAGATTTTGATGAAGATGTTCCAACAGAAAATCAAACCGAACAAGAGAGACCCAAACGACTAAGAAAAAAACCCTCCCGCTTCAATGATATGGTTTTGTTATGTGTATTTGATTAG